In the genome of Raphanus sativus cultivar WK10039 chromosome 4, ASM80110v3, whole genome shotgun sequence, one region contains:
- the LOC130511314 gene encoding NAC domain-containing protein 96-like has protein sequence MAEVRCRISDEDMVEGFLRPKVNGAATANPRYIVDNMEEDVYKREPWLLPQPADPILNPNEWLYLGKRDWKYLSAEGVDCEGSWMPVEGRSRILSEDSGELIGGSMRFRYCFRNKNDKSTPMDWSNWFMREYRLCDKFGNAIKTRHVLCKITCYPHL, from the coding sequence ATGGCAGAGGTTAGATGTCGCATCTCAGACGAAGATATGGTAGAGGGTTTTCTGAGACCAAAGGTGAACGGGGCAGCAACAGCAAACCCGAGATACATCGTAGACAACATGGAGGAGGATGTGTACAAACGAGAGCCGTGGCTGCTTCCGCAACCAGCAGATCCGATCCTAAACCCTAACGAGTGGTTGTACTTGGGGAAACGGGATTGGAAATATCTGTCGGCAGAAGGAGTTGATTGTGAGGGATCGTGGATGCCCGTCGAAGGTCGTAGCCGGATCCTGTCTGAGGATTCGGGTGAATTAATTGGGGGAAGCATGAGATTCAGATATTGCTTCAGGAACAAGAACGATAAATCAACTCCTATGGACTGGAGCAATTGGTTCATGCGAGAGTATCGTCTCTGTGACAAATTCGGCAACGCCATCAAAACACGTCATGTTCTCTGCAAGATTACTTGTTACCCCCACCTTtga